Proteins encoded by one window of Actinocorallia herbida:
- a CDS encoding nucleotide pyrophosphohydrolase: protein MERMEELAARLRVAAERRGWEGFHTPKNLAMALAGEAGELLAEFQWLTPEESARVMDDAAKAAAVRSEMADVFTYLVELADVLGVDLVRAAQDKADVVEERYRTGYYGEPKANGQGL from the coding sequence ATGGAGCGGATGGAAGAGTTGGCGGCGAGGTTGCGGGTGGCGGCGGAGCGGCGCGGGTGGGAGGGGTTTCATACGCCCAAGAACCTTGCGATGGCGTTGGCGGGGGAGGCCGGGGAGCTGCTGGCGGAGTTCCAGTGGCTGACGCCGGAGGAGTCGGCGCGGGTGATGGACGATGCGGCGAAAGCGGCCGCGGTGCGGTCGGAGATGGCCGACGTGTTCACGTACCTCGTGGAGCTCGCGGACGTGCTCGGGGTGGATCTCGTGCGGGCGGCGCAGGACAAGGCCGACGTCGTGGAGGAGAGGTACAGGACGGGGTACTACGGGGAGCCGAAGGCGAACGGTCAAGGGCTGTAG
- a CDS encoding amidohydrolase family protein, which translates to MAGIDLHTHLAPVLTDVAALPGIEPDGGRLVVDGSRVGLPRLYQPEALEAWLADLGLEAGAVSAPPPFFRQHLGEEETVVWVRALNDGILQATEGRPTLLPMAYLPLDRPEAAAAELERLLAEDAGWVGFAASAGGGSVSLADGSLDPVWELLAADGRPLLLHPGASPDPRLKDFYLANLLGNPYETGVAVAQLLFGDVPGRFPGVRFLLVHCGGVLTSVLGRWQRGIDTERPGLPTLTTPLSEAIDCFYVDCLAHDSAVVDLAVATFGGDRIVLGSDWPFPMGSDDPASLVAHLDGDLVRRISEENARALLSSHRVKEER; encoded by the coding sequence ATGGCCGGCATCGACCTGCACACCCACCTCGCCCCCGTCCTCACAGACGTCGCGGCGCTGCCCGGCATCGAGCCGGACGGCGGACGGCTCGTCGTCGACGGGTCGCGGGTCGGCCTGCCCCGGCTCTACCAGCCGGAGGCCCTGGAGGCGTGGCTCGCCGACCTGGGCCTGGAAGCGGGCGCGGTCTCCGCCCCGCCGCCGTTCTTCCGCCAGCACCTCGGGGAAGAGGAGACCGTCGTCTGGGTCCGCGCCCTCAACGACGGGATCCTCCAGGCCACCGAGGGCCGCCCGACGCTCCTGCCGATGGCCTACCTGCCGCTCGACCGGCCGGAAGCCGCCGCGGCGGAGCTCGAGCGGCTGCTGGCCGAGGACGCCGGCTGGGTCGGCTTCGCCGCCTCCGCGGGCGGGGGCTCGGTGAGCCTCGCCGACGGGAGCCTGGACCCGGTGTGGGAGCTGCTGGCCGCCGACGGCCGCCCGCTGCTCCTGCACCCGGGGGCCAGCCCCGACCCACGGCTCAAGGATTTCTACCTGGCCAACCTGCTCGGCAACCCGTACGAGACGGGCGTGGCCGTCGCCCAGCTCCTCTTCGGCGACGTGCCCGGCCGCTTCCCCGGCGTCCGGTTCCTGCTCGTGCACTGCGGCGGCGTCCTCACCTCCGTGCTCGGCCGCTGGCAGCGCGGCATCGACACCGAGCGGCCCGGCCTTCCCACCCTCACCACCCCCCTCTCCGAGGCGATCGACTGCTTCTACGTCGACTGCCTCGCCCATGACTCCGCCGTCGTCGACCTCGCGGTCGCCACGTTCGGCGGTGACCGGATCGTCCTCGGCAGCGACTGGCCGTTCCCGATGGGCAGCGACGACCCCGCGTCGCTCGTCGCCCATCTCGACGGGGACCTCGTGCGCCGGATCAGCGAAGAGAACGCCCGGGCTCTGCTGTCCTCCCACAGAGTGAAGGAAGAACGATGA
- a CDS encoding fumarylacetoacetate hydrolase family protein, with protein sequence MRYGAAVLDGVRRTVVILGDQAAALPLGAPTPDDAVRDAAALEAIRAGVEDAERVPLAGLDLRAPLARFNRDVLCTGWNYWEHFEESKGKREGQDPKERPTHPTFFTKGPDTVIGPNDDIAFDPEISTKWDYEAEVAIVIGKTGRSIPEDKALDYVGGYLIANDVSQRDLQRAHGGQWLKGKSIDATMPLGPWITTPDEIADPHDLAITFDLNGVRLQDATTKLTAFSFAQVIAELSWGMTLRAGDVVLTGTPHGIGNAREPQIFLKEGDELVTRVEGLGELRNRMVRTRLA encoded by the coding sequence ATGAGGTACGGAGCGGCGGTCCTCGACGGGGTGCGGCGCACCGTCGTCATCCTGGGCGACCAGGCCGCGGCCCTCCCGCTCGGCGCGCCGACCCCCGACGACGCCGTCCGCGACGCCGCCGCGCTGGAGGCGATCCGGGCCGGGGTCGAGGACGCCGAGCGCGTCCCGCTGGCGGGCCTGGACCTGCGCGCCCCCCTCGCCCGCTTCAACCGCGACGTCCTGTGCACCGGCTGGAACTACTGGGAGCACTTCGAGGAGTCGAAGGGCAAGCGCGAGGGGCAGGACCCCAAGGAGCGCCCGACGCACCCGACGTTCTTCACCAAGGGCCCGGACACCGTCATCGGCCCGAACGACGACATCGCGTTCGACCCGGAGATCTCCACCAAGTGGGACTACGAGGCCGAGGTCGCGATCGTCATCGGGAAGACCGGACGGTCGATCCCCGAAGACAAGGCACTGGATTACGTCGGCGGTTACCTCATCGCCAACGACGTCTCCCAGCGCGACCTCCAGCGCGCGCACGGCGGCCAGTGGCTGAAGGGCAAGAGCATCGACGCCACGATGCCACTCGGCCCGTGGATCACCACGCCCGACGAGATCGCCGACCCGCACGACCTCGCGATCACCTTCGACCTCAACGGAGTCCGTCTCCAGGACGCCACCACGAAGCTGACCGCGTTCTCGTTCGCCCAGGTCATCGCCGAGCTGAGCTGGGGGATGACGCTGCGCGCCGGAGACGTGGTGCTGACCGGCACCCCGCACGGCATCGGCAACGCCCGCGAGCCGCAGATCTTCCTCAAGGAGGGCGACGAGCTCGTGACCCGGGTCGAGGGCCTCGGCGAGCTGCGCAACCGGATGGTCCGCACCCGCCTCGCCTGA
- a CDS encoding ABC transporter substrate-binding protein gives MKLTSTARLAGIAGVLLMAVTACGGGAEDGGSGASLEKVNYLTSFNTFGRDAYVYVAEEKGYFDEAGIDIDIKPGSGTVDVMKLLASGRADFGPGDFTAASITIAKEKLPVTSVAMIHQKTMAGIISLEGNGIAAPKDLEGKTVADQSGSTNQVTFPVYAKAAGIDAAKVKFVGSSPAALPQLLAGGKADAIGQFMVGAPLIEKAAKDKKAVLLPYGDLLPELYGNSLMTSTKLADEKPELVEKFTGALLKGLQYAIDNPEETGEILKKFQPTQDPAIATAEMQAMKDYVLPQGATIGAVDEARVKANIDILTEAGAIPSGVTPDQLVDLDVAVQAEK, from the coding sequence ATGAAGCTCACCTCTACCGCCCGGCTCGCGGGCATCGCCGGAGTCCTCCTCATGGCCGTCACCGCGTGCGGCGGCGGCGCCGAGGACGGCGGCTCCGGCGCATCCCTGGAGAAGGTCAACTACCTCACGTCGTTCAACACCTTCGGCCGCGACGCGTACGTCTACGTCGCGGAGGAGAAGGGCTACTTCGACGAGGCCGGCATCGACATCGACATCAAGCCGGGCTCCGGCACCGTCGACGTCATGAAGCTGCTGGCCAGCGGACGCGCCGACTTCGGCCCCGGCGACTTCACCGCCGCGTCCATCACCATCGCCAAGGAGAAGCTGCCCGTCACGTCGGTGGCCATGATCCACCAGAAGACGATGGCCGGGATCATCTCGCTGGAGGGCAACGGCATCGCCGCGCCCAAGGATCTGGAAGGCAAGACCGTCGCCGACCAGTCCGGGTCCACCAACCAGGTGACGTTCCCCGTCTACGCCAAGGCCGCGGGCATCGACGCCGCCAAGGTGAAGTTCGTCGGCTCGTCCCCGGCCGCGCTGCCCCAGCTCCTCGCGGGCGGCAAGGCCGACGCGATCGGCCAGTTCATGGTCGGCGCGCCGCTCATCGAGAAGGCCGCCAAGGACAAGAAGGCCGTCCTCCTTCCCTACGGCGACCTCCTTCCGGAGCTCTACGGCAACTCGCTGATGACCTCCACGAAGCTCGCCGACGAGAAGCCGGAGCTCGTCGAGAAGTTCACCGGAGCCCTGCTCAAGGGCCTCCAGTACGCGATCGACAACCCCGAGGAGACCGGCGAGATCCTCAAGAAGTTCCAGCCGACCCAGGACCCGGCGATCGCCACCGCCGAGATGCAGGCGATGAAGGACTACGTCCTGCCCCAGGGAGCCACCATCGGCGCCGTCGACGAGGCCAGGGTCAAGGCCAACATCGACATCCTCACCGAGGCGGGGGCCATCCCGTCCGGCGTTACCCCCGACCAGCTCGTCGACCTCGACGTCGCGGTCCAGGCGGAGAAGTAA
- a CDS encoding DUF2075 domain-containing protein: protein MLSERIAEHLRVAMRVNPGESERRSWDRSLPVLARDLVDAGLGQVEMLVEYQLPLTSKRADVVLAGVDHDGNDAYVVVELKQWSRAESYEDDEELVLVESMPGGPKLHPSRQVGQYCEYLRDFVAALDGRQLGGVAYLHNAEDGDVLDLLGQVTSEEGRLFTKTRRGAFQEYLKTRFSEAPGAGAGDRLLESAIRPSKQLMRLGAEEIKKQEQFVLLDEQRLAYDLVMHAVKAAHQADSKRVVLVTGGPGSGKSVIALSVLGELFRQGRTALHATGSSAFTTTLRNHVGKGTKRVKDLFKYFNSFMAAEKNSLDVLICDEAHRIRETSVNRYTKAALRTGRPQIDELIAVARVPVFLLDENQVVRPGELGSPAEIRAYAEGQGFTVHEVSLDAQFRCGGSAAYEDWVLRLLGLRGDGPVPWQGDDHFRVEVAESPGAMEKRLQGELDSEYSARMTAGYCWRWSDPVDGELVPDVRIGGWERPWNVKGDRAVGMAPPSPMWATAPGGFGQVGCVYTAQGFEYDWNGVILGPDLVIRGGRFTAVREATKDPAFKKTTSPQEYDRLIRHTYKVLLTRGMMGTVLYSTDEETQGFLDGLVG, encoded by the coding sequence GATCGGAGCCTGCCGGTGCTGGCGCGGGATCTTGTGGACGCGGGGCTCGGGCAGGTGGAGATGCTGGTGGAGTACCAGCTTCCGCTGACGAGCAAGCGGGCGGATGTGGTGCTGGCCGGCGTCGACCATGACGGGAACGACGCATATGTCGTGGTCGAGCTGAAGCAGTGGAGTCGCGCCGAGTCCTACGAGGACGACGAGGAACTCGTGCTCGTGGAGAGCATGCCGGGAGGGCCGAAGCTGCACCCCTCGCGTCAGGTGGGGCAGTACTGCGAGTACCTACGGGACTTCGTGGCGGCGCTGGACGGTCGGCAGCTAGGGGGCGTCGCCTATCTGCACAACGCCGAGGACGGGGACGTGCTCGACCTGCTCGGGCAGGTCACGTCCGAAGAGGGGCGGCTGTTCACCAAGACGCGGCGCGGCGCGTTCCAGGAGTACTTGAAGACGCGGTTCTCCGAGGCGCCCGGGGCGGGTGCGGGCGACCGGCTGCTGGAGAGCGCGATCCGGCCGTCGAAGCAGCTGATGAGGCTTGGGGCGGAGGAGATCAAGAAGCAGGAGCAGTTCGTTCTGTTGGACGAGCAGCGGCTGGCCTATGACCTCGTGATGCACGCCGTGAAGGCCGCTCACCAGGCGGACAGCAAGCGCGTCGTGCTGGTCACGGGCGGGCCGGGGAGCGGGAAGAGCGTCATCGCACTCTCGGTGCTCGGCGAGCTGTTCCGGCAGGGGAGGACCGCGCTCCACGCGACGGGCTCCTCGGCTTTCACGACGACACTTCGCAACCATGTCGGGAAGGGGACGAAGCGGGTCAAGGACCTGTTCAAGTACTTCAACAGCTTCATGGCGGCGGAGAAGAACTCGCTCGACGTGCTCATCTGCGACGAGGCGCACCGGATCCGGGAGACGTCGGTCAACCGGTACACGAAGGCGGCGCTGCGCACGGGTCGGCCGCAGATCGACGAGCTGATCGCGGTCGCGCGGGTGCCGGTGTTCCTGCTCGACGAGAACCAGGTCGTGCGGCCGGGGGAGCTGGGCAGCCCCGCCGAGATCCGGGCCTATGCCGAGGGCCAGGGGTTCACGGTCCACGAGGTCTCGCTGGACGCTCAGTTCCGTTGCGGGGGCAGTGCGGCGTACGAGGACTGGGTGCTGCGGCTGCTCGGGCTGCGCGGCGACGGGCCGGTCCCGTGGCAGGGCGACGACCACTTCCGCGTCGAGGTGGCCGAGAGCCCCGGGGCGATGGAGAAGCGGCTCCAGGGGGAGCTGGACTCCGAGTACTCCGCGCGCATGACCGCCGGGTACTGCTGGCGGTGGAGCGACCCCGTTGACGGCGAGCTCGTCCCGGACGTGCGTATCGGGGGCTGGGAGAGGCCCTGGAACGTCAAGGGGGACCGGGCGGTCGGGATGGCGCCGCCCAGCCCGATGTGGGCGACCGCGCCCGGCGGGTTCGGGCAGGTGGGCTGCGTCTACACCGCGCAGGGGTTCGAGTACGACTGGAACGGCGTGATCCTCGGGCCCGATCTCGTGATCCGGGGAGGCAGGTTCACGGCCGTGCGGGAGGCGACGAAGGACCCGGCGTTCAAGAAGACGACCAGTCCGCAGGAGTACGACCGGCTGATCCGGCACACCTACAAGGTGCTGCTCACGCGGGGAATGATGGGCACGGTCCTGTACTCGACGGATGAGGAGACCCAGGGGTTCCTGGACGGGCTCGTCGGTTGA
- a CDS encoding RidA family protein: MPKQEVVSPELAVPNGHFAQATVAKAAGRFVFISGMTARNASGGVTGVGDVSAQTHQVCQNLKAAVEAAGGTLDDIARVDVYVRNMEDFQAIHAVRRQYFTGVAPASTMVEVSKFVNKDYLIEINAIAVVGD; this comes from the coding sequence ATGCCCAAGCAGGAAGTCGTCAGCCCCGAACTCGCCGTGCCGAACGGCCACTTCGCCCAGGCGACCGTCGCCAAGGCCGCGGGCCGGTTCGTGTTCATCTCCGGGATGACCGCCCGCAACGCGTCCGGCGGCGTCACCGGCGTCGGCGACGTCAGCGCCCAGACCCACCAGGTCTGCCAGAACCTGAAGGCCGCGGTCGAGGCCGCGGGCGGCACCCTGGACGACATCGCCCGGGTCGACGTCTACGTCCGCAACATGGAGGACTTCCAGGCCATCCACGCCGTGCGCCGCCAGTACTTCACCGGTGTGGCGCCCGCGTCGACGATGGTCGAGGTCTCCAAGTTCGTGAACAAGGACTACCTCATCGAGATCAACGCCATCGCCGTGGTGGGTGACTGA
- a CDS encoding SDR family NAD(P)-dependent oxidoreductase — MIRTTFDATGEVVVITGGANGIGAGLARGIAARGGQAVVFDVAPGLDLDGVEHVKVDVSDRTAVFAAVEGVLARHGHIDGLVAGAAIQPRTKVAEMPSDEWARTLGVNLDGVVWSCQAVLPSMIERRSGSIVMFTSGLAHMGRAEASAYAASKGALIPFAKSLAAEVAEHRVRVNVLAPGVIDTPQFQAANPQGGEREHWAKTTGIGTPEDVVGPLLFLLSDAATMTGSQLSRDRAYPKE; from the coding sequence ATGATCCGGACCACCTTCGACGCGACCGGCGAGGTCGTCGTCATCACCGGCGGCGCGAACGGCATCGGCGCGGGCCTCGCCCGCGGGATCGCCGCGCGCGGCGGCCAGGCCGTCGTCTTCGACGTGGCCCCCGGCCTCGACCTGGACGGCGTCGAGCACGTCAAGGTCGATGTCTCCGACCGCACGGCGGTCTTCGCCGCGGTCGAAGGCGTGCTGGCCCGGCACGGCCACATCGACGGGCTCGTCGCGGGCGCCGCGATCCAGCCCCGCACGAAGGTCGCCGAGATGCCGTCGGACGAGTGGGCCCGCACCCTGGGCGTCAACCTCGACGGCGTCGTGTGGTCGTGCCAGGCCGTCCTGCCCTCGATGATCGAACGGCGCAGCGGCTCCATCGTGATGTTCACGTCGGGGCTGGCGCACATGGGCCGCGCCGAGGCGTCCGCGTACGCCGCGAGCAAGGGCGCGCTCATCCCCTTCGCGAAGTCCCTGGCCGCCGAGGTCGCCGAGCACCGCGTCCGCGTGAACGTGCTCGCCCCCGGCGTCATCGACACGCCCCAATTCCAAGCCGCCAACCCCCAGGGCGGCGAACGCGAGCACTGGGCCAAGACGACCGGCATCGGCACGCCTGAAGACGTGGTCGGCCCGCTGCTCTTCCTGCTGTCGGACGCCGCGACGATGACCGGCTCCCAGCTCAGCCGCGACCGCGCGTACCCCAAGGAGTGA
- a CDS encoding TY-Chap domain-containing protein, producing the protein MTDWEEYGTVLSEVLHTAPPDTDLFLRGPGGRYLALYKRPDALSAFLSPARGPLQLPPDESPGRLGWLPSPQGFALPPLDLDSSASGLVDLAVRTLREVLRVGSPGEVSPVAYRVDGPPPDVTPLRFALAPAAALDTSGWHRPHGSAFWTDARTGGRILFQPGAAPPDVPHWLDDLPAARRALTVRHARVGCLISADPVTIGDMTGLACLAKVTHAARPRVSYTFTVWLLRATRAVYLHHVIDAPDPPDPRSGAPAPHPYAPAVRTALPYLPSDEQSFDPSHPDHPLTHSRTWLHALPYRLKLSPSFTAAPVYSP; encoded by the coding sequence ATGACCGATTGGGAAGAGTACGGAACCGTCCTCAGCGAGGTACTCCACACGGCGCCACCGGACACCGACCTCTTCCTGCGCGGGCCCGGCGGGCGCTATCTGGCGCTCTACAAGCGGCCCGACGCCCTCTCGGCCTTCCTCTCCCCCGCCCGCGGCCCCCTGCAGCTCCCCCCGGACGAATCCCCTGGACGGCTCGGCTGGCTCCCCTCCCCCCAGGGCTTCGCTCTGCCGCCTCTCGACCTGGACTCCTCGGCGTCCGGCCTGGTCGACCTCGCCGTCCGGACCCTACGGGAGGTTCTGCGGGTCGGATCCCCGGGCGAGGTGTCCCCTGTCGCGTACCGCGTCGACGGCCCTCCCCCGGACGTCACGCCGCTGCGCTTCGCCCTCGCGCCCGCCGCCGCCCTGGACACCTCGGGCTGGCACCGTCCGCACGGCTCGGCCTTCTGGACCGACGCGCGCACCGGAGGCCGGATCCTGTTCCAGCCCGGCGCCGCGCCCCCCGACGTCCCGCACTGGCTGGACGACCTCCCCGCCGCCCGGCGCGCCCTCACCGTCCGGCACGCCCGCGTCGGCTGCCTCATCTCCGCCGACCCCGTCACGATCGGCGACATGACGGGCCTGGCCTGCCTCGCCAAGGTCACCCACGCGGCCCGTCCCCGCGTCTCGTACACCTTCACCGTCTGGCTGCTGCGCGCCACCCGGGCGGTCTACCTCCACCACGTCATAGACGCCCCCGACCCTCCCGATCCCCGCTCCGGCGCCCCGGCGCCGCACCCTTACGCCCCCGCCGTCAGGACCGCCCTCCCCTACCTGCCGTCAGACGAGCAGTCCTTCGATCCTTCCCACCCCGACCACCCGCTGACCCACTCCCGCACCTGGCTCCACGCCCTCCCCTACCGCCTGAAGCTCTCCCCCTCCTTCACCGCCGCCCCCGTCTACAGCCCTTGA
- a CDS encoding cupin domain-containing protein: MPEPIRPKRPEGISESEWAENLSEPANYGGEAPDRSREQDVPGPDGEVMGRFREILLQVQDLEWLDKTLEGLSHKPLWRNDDTGASISLVRFKKGSGIPSRHSHASNQFMFCLSGRYTYVPTGLTLTQGSFYWNPKGSLHGPTHADEDTVLLEIYDGPHYPTQPDWYSSEEDTR; encoded by the coding sequence GTGCCTGAGCCGATCCGTCCGAAGCGCCCCGAGGGCATCTCCGAGAGCGAGTGGGCCGAGAACCTGTCGGAGCCCGCCAACTACGGCGGCGAGGCGCCCGACCGCTCCCGGGAGCAGGACGTCCCCGGCCCCGACGGCGAGGTCATGGGCAGGTTCCGCGAGATCCTCCTGCAGGTCCAGGACCTGGAGTGGCTCGACAAGACCCTCGAAGGGCTGTCGCACAAGCCGCTGTGGCGCAACGACGACACCGGCGCGTCGATCTCCCTCGTGCGGTTCAAGAAGGGCTCGGGCATCCCGTCCCGGCACTCGCACGCCTCGAACCAGTTCATGTTCTGCCTTTCCGGCCGGTACACGTACGTCCCGACCGGGCTGACCCTCACGCAGGGCTCCTTCTACTGGAACCCCAAGGGCAGCCTGCACGGCCCCACCCACGCGGACGAGGACACCGTCCTGCTGGAGATCTACGACGGGCCGCACTACCCGACGCAGCCCGATTGGTACAGCAGCGAGGAAGACACCCGCTGA
- a CDS encoding Ldh family oxidoreductase has product MTVAQEERDGLVEAGWLLEAVAGVFRAVGFGEDAASVVAESLVEADLRGVSSHGAMLVPMYVDRILAGSVSRKESAEVVVDLGAVAVLDAGDALGQLTSDQAMALAVAKAKKHGVGAVAVRHAFHFGGAFRYVQAAAASGCVGIAAANTRPLMPAPGGAQPVVGNNPIAIGVPGKDGHPVVLDMALSEAALGKIRIAAAEGREIPVTWATDAEGGPTTDPNAALKGMLLPAAGHKGFGLALIVDVLTGVLSGGSSGSKVKGLYADVSVPNDCAHFFLALDLASFGDADGFADRMAALAAEVTGSPTAPGVDRLYLPGQIEAERSDTAAARGVKVEASVLKALQETAAKVGATLPEVRR; this is encoded by the coding sequence GTGACGGTGGCTCAGGAAGAGCGCGACGGTCTCGTGGAAGCCGGGTGGCTGCTCGAAGCGGTCGCCGGGGTGTTCCGGGCGGTCGGGTTCGGCGAGGACGCGGCCTCGGTCGTGGCGGAGTCGCTCGTGGAGGCCGACCTGAGGGGGGTCTCCTCGCACGGGGCCATGCTCGTGCCGATGTACGTGGACCGGATCCTCGCCGGATCGGTGTCCCGCAAGGAGAGCGCGGAGGTCGTCGTGGACCTCGGCGCGGTCGCGGTGCTCGACGCGGGCGACGCGCTCGGTCAGCTGACGTCCGACCAGGCGATGGCGCTGGCCGTAGCGAAGGCCAAGAAGCACGGGGTCGGCGCGGTCGCCGTCCGGCACGCGTTCCACTTCGGCGGCGCGTTCCGCTACGTGCAGGCCGCCGCCGCGAGCGGCTGCGTCGGGATCGCCGCGGCCAACACCCGGCCGCTGATGCCCGCCCCCGGCGGTGCGCAGCCCGTCGTCGGCAACAACCCGATCGCGATCGGCGTGCCCGGCAAGGACGGCCACCCCGTCGTCCTGGACATGGCGCTGTCCGAGGCCGCGCTCGGCAAGATCCGGATCGCCGCCGCCGAAGGCCGCGAGATCCCGGTGACCTGGGCGACCGACGCCGAGGGCGGCCCGACCACCGACCCGAACGCCGCACTCAAGGGAATGCTGCTCCCGGCCGCCGGCCACAAGGGCTTCGGCCTCGCGCTCATCGTCGACGTCCTCACCGGAGTCCTGTCCGGCGGATCCTCCGGCAGCAAGGTCAAGGGCCTGTACGCCGACGTGTCCGTGCCGAACGACTGCGCGCACTTCTTCCTCGCGCTGGACCTCGCCTCCTTCGGCGACGCCGACGGGTTCGCCGACCGGATGGCCGCCCTCGCCGCCGAGGTCACCGGCTCGCCCACCGCCCCGGGCGTCGACCGGCTCTACCTGCCCGGCCAGATCGAGGCCGAGCGCAGCGACACCGCCGCCGCGCGCGGCGTGAAGGTCGAGGCGAGCGTGCTGAAGGCGCTGCAAGAGACCGCCGCCAAGGTCGGCGCGACCCTTCCGGAAGTGCGCCGATGA
- a CDS encoding FAD-dependent monooxygenase — protein sequence MSDPLKENQDLLPVAIVGGGPVGLITALGLVHHGVPVAVFEEDDSLSLDTKAGTILTRTLEVLHRFDALDPVLRASLRIDEIGEIDRVTNEPTLSVRTGELTEDTRFPFVINIPQHHLEPVLRDAFEAKAPGALRMSRRLEKFTQHADHVELHLNGPEGPETFKARYLLGCDGGRSTIREQLGITVEGKTLEERYMLVDIKADLDVASPRDYPYLAYFSDPQEWMILVRQPHCWRFLYPLPKDAAELTIEELREKTRRFIGDVEDIEVIGTNVYNVHHRVARKWRDGRVFLLGDAAHLITPMWALGLNTGVLDASNLPWRLSWVLRGWADESILDGYEVEQAPVAVKGSGEMSEAARQYMAREGEALDAMTDGNWGNAFTRSMLGVTLDVDGKGEWSMVKTGSTPLPVNAGDRAPDLPVFGPDGGGVHLHDLTRDAFVALYFTDTRRRPAIPAQDSPALRRFAVSRWDAPHDSGLRDRALFDPAERVRRRFGVPADTVVLLRPDGHVAAILPFDPASTTDVAAEVYARITGRAPAAFEENA from the coding sequence ATGTCCGACCCTCTCAAGGAGAACCAGGACCTTTTGCCCGTCGCGATCGTCGGCGGGGGCCCGGTCGGCCTCATCACCGCTCTCGGCCTCGTCCACCACGGCGTCCCCGTCGCCGTGTTCGAGGAGGACGACAGCCTGTCCCTCGACACCAAGGCGGGCACGATCCTCACCCGGACCCTCGAGGTCCTCCACCGCTTCGACGCCCTCGACCCCGTCCTGCGCGCCTCCCTGCGCATCGACGAGATCGGCGAGATCGACCGGGTCACCAACGAGCCGACCCTGTCGGTCCGGACGGGCGAGCTGACCGAGGACACCCGCTTCCCGTTCGTCATCAACATCCCGCAGCACCACCTGGAGCCCGTCCTGCGCGACGCGTTCGAGGCCAAGGCGCCGGGCGCGCTGCGCATGTCGCGCCGCCTGGAGAAGTTCACGCAGCACGCCGACCACGTCGAGCTGCACCTGAACGGCCCCGAGGGACCGGAGACGTTCAAGGCCCGCTACCTGCTGGGCTGCGACGGAGGCCGCTCCACGATCCGCGAGCAGCTCGGCATCACCGTCGAGGGCAAGACCCTCGAAGAGCGCTACATGCTCGTCGACATCAAGGCCGACCTCGACGTCGCCAGCCCGCGCGACTACCCGTACCTGGCCTACTTCTCCGACCCGCAGGAGTGGATGATCCTCGTCCGCCAGCCGCACTGCTGGCGGTTCCTCTACCCGCTCCCGAAGGACGCGGCCGAGCTGACGATCGAGGAACTGCGCGAGAAGACCCGCAGGTTCATCGGCGACGTCGAGGACATCGAGGTCATCGGCACCAACGTCTACAACGTGCACCACCGGGTCGCCCGCAAGTGGCGCGACGGCAGGGTCTTCCTGCTCGGCGACGCCGCCCACCTCATCACCCCGATGTGGGCGCTCGGCCTCAACACCGGTGTGCTCGACGCGTCGAACCTGCCGTGGCGCCTGTCCTGGGTGCTGCGCGGCTGGGCCGACGAGTCGATCCTCGACGGCTACGAGGTCGAGCAGGCGCCCGTCGCGGTCAAGGGCTCCGGCGAGATGTCGGAGGCGGCCCGCCAGTACATGGCCCGCGAGGGCGAGGCGCTGGACGCGATGACCGACGGGAACTGGGGCAACGCCTTCACCCGCTCGATGCTCGGTGTCACCCTCGACGTCGACGGCAAGGGCGAGTGGTCGATGGTCAAGACCGGGAGCACCCCGCTGCCCGTCAACGCCGGCGACCGCGCGCCCGACCTGCCCGTCTTCGGCCCCGACGGCGGTGGCGTCCACCTGCACGACCTGACCAGGGACGCGTTCGTCGCCCTGTACTTCACCGACACGCGCCGCCGCCCGGCCATCCCCGCCCAGGACAGCCCGGCGCTGAGGCGCTTCGCGGTGTCCCGCTGGGACGCCCCGCACGACTCCGGCCTGCGCGACCGCGCCCTGTTCGACCCGGCCGAGCGGGTCCGCCGCCGCTTCGGCGTCCCGGCCGACACCGTCGTCCTCCTGCGCCCCGACGGGCACGTCGCGGCGATCCTCCCGTTCGACCCGGCCTCCACCACGGACGTCGCGGCCGAGGTCTACGCCCGCATCACCGGCCGCGCGCCCGCGGCCTTCGAGGAGAACGCATGA